The genomic segment AATGCGGTTCCGTTCGACCCGCGCCCCCCGATGGTGACGTCGGGTCTTCGCATCGGCACGCCCGCCCTCGCCACCCGTGGGTTCGGCGACGTGGAGTTCACCGAGGTGGCCGACATCATCGCCACCGCCCTGAAGCCCGCACCGGATGTCACGACCCTCCGCACCCGCGTGCTCGAGCTCACCGCGGCCTTCCCGCTCTACCCGGGCCTCGAGCAGTGGTAGCCGTTCGACTCGACGGCGTCGCCACGGCGACGGCCCTCAAGACGGAGATCCGCGAGCGGGTCGCCGCCCTCCGCGAACGTGGCATCGTTCCTGGGCTCGGCACCCTGCTCGTCGGCGACGACCCGGGGTCGATCTCCTATGTCGCCGGCAAGCACCGCGACTGCGCCGAGGTCGGCATCGAATCGGTGCGTGTCGATCTGCCGGCCACGGCGAGCGAGCAGGATGTGCGCGACGCCATCGCCGGCCTGAACGCCGACGACTCCGTCACCGGCTACATCGTGCAGCTGCCGTTGCCCGACGGCATCGACGAGAACGCGATGCTCGAGTTGATCGACCCGGCGAAAGACGCCGACGGCCTCCACCCCACGAACCTCGGCCGGCTCGTGCTCGGCGTGGAAGGCGAGTTGAACTCGCCGCTGCCGTGCACTCCCGCGGGCATCGTCGAGATGCTCACCCGCTACGGCGTGACGCTGCCGGGCAAGCACGTCGTGGTGGTGGGTCGCGGGCTCACCGTCGGCCGACCGCTCGGATTGCTGCTCACCCGCAAGGGCATCGACGCCACCGTGACGCTCACCCACTCCCGCACGGTCGATCTCGCCGCTGAAGTGCGGCGGGCGGATGTCGTGGTCGCCGCCGTGGGCGTGCCCGGCCTCATCCAGCCCGATTGGGTGAAGCCCGGCGCAGCGGTGCTCGACGTGGGCATCACCCGCATCGTGAACGAAGAGACCGGCAAGGCGCGGCTCGTCGGCGACGTCGATCCCGGGGTTGCCGAGGTCGCGGGGTTCCTGTCGCCGGTTCCTGGGGGAGTGGGGCCGATGACTCGGGCGATGCTGCTGGCCAACGTCGTTTCTGAGGCTGAGCGACGCGTTCGCTGAGTTCTTGGGTGGGGCAGGCGGGGCGGCGGGTTTCACCTCCCGCCTAAGGGTTGAGCGGAGCTCAAAGGCGGCGGGAGGCAAAACCCGCCGCCCCGCCTGCCCTGCGGGCGGCGAGTAGTGTGAAGAGGTGCGCGCGCCTACTGGGGATCAATACTCGCTTCGCTTCGAGGGTGAAGGGCGGGTGGTGACTGCGGTCGTCACGCAGGTGGCGGCCGGGATCCGGGCGCTTGACGTTGACGGGGTGGCGCTGGTCGAGACGTTTCCCGAGACATCCACTCCGCCGGGGGCTGCCGGGATCGTGCTCGTGCCGTGGCCCAATCGGGTGGCGGGCGGGCGGTGGACGTTGGCGGGCGCCCCGCAACAGCTCGACATCACGGAGCCGAAACAGGGGAACGCCATTCACGGGCTGTTGCGGTCGACGGGGTATCGGATGCTCGAACAGGAGCCTCATCGCGTGCTCCAGGGCGCTACCGTCTTTCCGCAGCACGGGTACCCGTTCCTGCTCGAGACCACGGTCGAGCATCGGCTCAGCGCCGAAGGGATGACGGTGACCCACTCCATCGTGAACGAGAGCGACCAGGCGGCCCCGGTCGCTGTCGGCGCGCATCCCTATCTCGCGCTCGGCGACCTCCCGGTGGGCGAACTCACCCTCACCATCGACGCAAGCACCCGGTTTCTCACGGATGAGCACCAGATCCCCGTCTCCGAAGAAGACGTAGCCGGCACCGACTTCGACCTCACACAGGGCCGGCGCGTCGCCGGTCTCGAGATCGACCACGGCTTCGGTGGCGTCAGCACGAACGACGGACGGAGCGTGCAGCGACTCGAAGCACCCGACGGTCGTCGCGTCGAGCTCTGGGCCGACGAGAACTTCGGCTATGTGCAGGTCTTCACCCCGCAGAACTTCGCGGCGGCCGACGGTCCGCGTCAGGCCGTGGCGATCGAGCCCATGACGGCACCGGCGAACGCGTTCAACTCCGGCCAGGGGCTGCGCTGGCTGCGGCCGGGGGAGCGCTGGGAGCTCGCCTGGGGCATCCGCTACGTCACCCCCTGAGGCGCCTGCCGCGCCCGCCCTCCACAGAGAAACCCCCGCCCAGCCGGTGCGGACTGAGCGGGGGACTTCTGATGAATTCGTCCTTCTTGGCATCGATTTTACGCCCGCATCGACGCGCTGTGAAGAGCCGTTTCAGCGAGAGACGGAGACGGCGCGAATGGTCACGACCAGCACGATCAACGCGATCATGAACATCACCCCGATGGCACCGAGCACGATGCCCGTGATGGCGAGCCCGCGCCCCATGCCCATTCGACGCGCCTTGCTCAGCCCGGCGAACCCGAAGGCCACCGCGAGCACGCTCGGCACGAACAGCACGTTGAACCCGATCGACACGATGCCGAGCACGAGCGACGCGGTGGCATAGCCGTTTCGACTGTCAGCCGGATCGACGGCGAGCGGCGCGAAGTCGTCTGTCCACCGGTAGCCGTCCCACCACCGCAGCACATCGGTCGCTTCGGGGTCGGGATACCACCCCGCACCGTTGCGGCCCTGCGGGAGGATGCTCATGTCGTCGAATGTACCTCGGTCAGCTGACCGTTCGATCCGGCGCCCGGCCGCCCCTCAGTCGAGACCCCAGAACGGACCGTGCAGCCCCACCTCACGGAAGTAGGCGGCCGCGGTCTGGGGGTCCCGGCGGGTGTACGGAGTGTCGAGCCGCCCCTCGTACCAGCGCGCCGCGAGCCGCCACAGGGTCTCGAGCGACATCGTGTATCCGGGCTCGAGCTCCTCGGCGGCGAGCCATTCGTCGACGCAGCCCGTGGAGCAGAAGATGCTCTGGTGCGAGCAGGTGTGCACCACGTCGTCCCAGATGTGGGCCGTGGGCACCAG from the Herbiconiux aconitum genome contains:
- a CDS encoding bifunctional methylenetetrahydrofolate dehydrogenase/methenyltetrahydrofolate cyclohydrolase, whose amino-acid sequence is MVAVRLDGVATATALKTEIRERVAALRERGIVPGLGTLLVGDDPGSISYVAGKHRDCAEVGIESVRVDLPATASEQDVRDAIAGLNADDSVTGYIVQLPLPDGIDENAMLELIDPAKDADGLHPTNLGRLVLGVEGELNSPLPCTPAGIVEMLTRYGVTLPGKHVVVVGRGLTVGRPLGLLLTRKGIDATVTLTHSRTVDLAAEVRRADVVVAAVGVPGLIQPDWVKPGAAVLDVGITRIVNEETGKARLVGDVDPGVAEVAGFLSPVPGGVGPMTRAMLLANVVSEAERRVR
- a CDS encoding aldose 1-epimerase family protein, with amino-acid sequence MTAVVTQVAAGIRALDVDGVALVETFPETSTPPGAAGIVLVPWPNRVAGGRWTLAGAPQQLDITEPKQGNAIHGLLRSTGYRMLEQEPHRVLQGATVFPQHGYPFLLETTVEHRLSAEGMTVTHSIVNESDQAAPVAVGAHPYLALGDLPVGELTLTIDASTRFLTDEHQIPVSEEDVAGTDFDLTQGRRVAGLEIDHGFGGVSTNDGRSVQRLEAPDGRRVELWADENFGYVQVFTPQNFAAADGPRQAVAIEPMTAPANAFNSGQGLRWLRPGERWELAWGIRYVTP
- a CDS encoding DUF4190 domain-containing protein encodes the protein MSILPQGRNGAGWYPDPEATDVLRWWDGYRWTDDFAPLAVDPADSRNGYATASLVLGIVSIGFNVLFVPSVLAVAFGFAGLSKARRMGMGRGLAITGIVLGAIGVMFMIALIVLVVTIRAVSVSR